In the Necator americanus strain Aroian chromosome X, whole genome shotgun sequence genome, CGCAGGGATTTTGTTAAGGGGTCAAATGCAGAAATGACCTTAGcttatctttctcgtagctgccgttgttcttcagtaTACAGCACAGATAACGGAACTTATCGACGAGATCGATCGATTGTCCGTCCACCCGGACTCCTGTTTCAGACCTACATCAGCTTGCACTTATCAGGTCATAGACGTAGGTGAATATATCAACGTCGTCGACGTTCTCGGGGTTGGCCAAAGGGCATCCTGACGGTGGTAAGACGACGTCGGTAGCACACTGATCAAccgttcttcgcatgatgccATCGATAGCAAAATTAAATATgtagggtcctgccactgccctttATCTTACTTCAGTTATCAATTCAAACGGGTCCACACGGCTGGTGTTGGAACTGCAACAATTGTTACTTGAGTCATGTCATCAAATAGActaacgaactttcctggtactgcGCCAACGCGAAGGGCGTTGAGAATAGGGTCTCGATGTGGGGAAACGAAGGCGGTTTGAAAGTCTAGAAAGGCTAATTGCATCGGCTTCGAATACGGCTGCCAGACTCACATCACCCTCCTGACGATGGTTTTCCTGTGAATCGTACGTCGGTCAGCTCGAAGCGGGTGGTTTATTCGCAGCGTTCAATAAGTCGGCTTGGGATAATCCGTTTCAAAACCTTGTACACAACACGAAGAAAAGAGCTTATTCGATACTTCCTAGGGTCGAGGAAGGATATGCTTCTCCTGGAGGGGAATGATGATAACATATCTCCACAAGTCAAGAATCCTTTCGAAAATCCATATTGATGCAATGATCTTTGCCCCTCTCACAAATCCGAGCCAAAGGAAGATAATTcggcatttctgcgctaactccttcgtctccaccagattttctattttcccaATTCTTTCGGATatagaccagaacctccgactcaaTCGATGGTTTCTAGCTGATTGCATATAACTTTtcatgaacgtgctcgagtttaGGAAGTGATGGCAATTGTCGATTTTGCAAGGTTTTGAAGCGATTCCTCTAAATTGGCGGGCTGCGCTAACCCGATAGCGACTACATTGGCAGTGCTTAAGACTGGAGAGTATCTTTTCAGCTTGCCGCTAAACTGTTTGGTAAGGTACAGGCTTGACGCGGATTCTTGTCCTCCAACTCATTTTGAAACTTCTTCGCTTGACAAtgcaacttccttctcagaTGTTCTGCATTGTTGAAATCACCTGTGCTGcgggcgacacatacagagctttatgtggattttgtttccgcagatgcaaagacgAACTACTTCTGCAGCTAGAACCTTGTGGAACCGTGACTTGAGgatgagaagaaatggacggcggtcagagtcgaatgcgacgtcgcaaacagctctagatccTCGGATATTCAACTGAGGAATATTGgtcgtcagaacgtagtcgaccTGAGGTTTGAGAGTTCTCATTGctcttgcgctgctcttcagatGTTAAAAGGGCTGACCCCTGCCTTTTTttcgcctgaagagcagcgcaaacgCCTGAAGAGAGAGTCACGTGAGCTGATGACGTCGATGGTTCCTCTTCAGCTATGTGAGGTCCGTCTGTTCACACAATTTAACCGAATAACGGCAGTAGTCACCGTTATTCGACATGCGCCTCGCTGTATGATACCGTTTTCCCAGTACGTCGGATTTCTGTTCGAGTCCAATCTTCGCAtatgcgtcgattccgacaatgatcAGCTGCTGGCTttgacatcaacgcattgagttcatcggAGTAAAAGGTAAAACTTGAACACCACGAAGAGAAGCTTATTCGTAAATGAAAATCGCggtaaaatggaaaaaggcGCTTTACTTTTTAAGAATGACAGAAATATGATGGAATAAGAGAATGCAAAAAGTAAACCAACTAATTAATCAAGAAAGCAATGAAATGCGATGATAGCTTTGAATTCCTTTGATCTTGTGTAAGGTCACACCCAATATATAACACCATATAACACCAAATAAAGTTCATAAAGGTAAGTATAAGCCGTAAGCCAATTTTGAGACACACACTGATCGACACATTTCAAAGCTTCCTCCGTGTGGAAACGGCGAGCGAGTATCGCTAATTAAATTACTCTTTGTTGCGGAAAAGACTATACGAGagctatatttattatatatattttagtAGCCACGACTTCTATCTTTTTGTACGAGTAAAGGTTTGGCTTTAAGTTGTACTCTAGTTAGTCGCCAGTCTAaatacatttatttgtttatttatttatttatttatttacttaattaaCCAATTAAttatctacttatttatttatctacttgtttatttacttatttatttatttatttatttatttatttatgtatatatatcaCTTCATATTTTCCTATGTTTAAGAAATCGATATGGTTAGAAGCAGTCGTTGACTGGTGATCATACGGCGTCCTATCCGCAAGTTATGCCTAGTGTGCATGCGAGGCAGTTTTCACACTTGCTAGGACGACTGATAGCATTAAAAATCAGTCGAACACCAATAAAACAATCTAGCataaattaaaagaaacagaaaacaaataaactaaaatcACCCATTTTTAAAATGCTGTGCGAAGAATGCATACCACTAAAAAAGTAAGGCGACTACGAAAAGGatttcaaaagcaaataaaaccaaGCTCTAAGCTTGTCAAGTTTTGAATCCAATAAGAAGTAAActatcttttgaattttgcacACCACTCCATGATCACGTTCGCCATCTACGTGGATTCCAACTGCCATTATCACGTTCTGGAGTTCTTAGGCATTTGCCCATTCTGGTTAGGAGAGTAGATGGGCGGGCAACCTGCATGCGTAGCGGACAGATCCGTTTTCGCTACCGACCGCAGCACATCGTCGACGCACGCAACTCCTAAGGATATACTCTGACAGCCGCTCTGGGTACTCTGGGTCGTCACCCATTTTTTGTTGCAGGTTTTGTTTTAGGTTGTTCCAggactttttttcctgcttttgagatgttttgattttttttattaaacaaaaaagacattctaatcaaaaataaagttaatagTCTTCCTTCATCGATGTGATAGATTGTGGGTGCGCATTAatattaactttatttttgattggaatgtttttttcgttcaataaaaaactgaaatatcaGAAGAGTAGGAAAAGAACTTTTGGAACAACCTAACCCAAGACTCCCATCAAGAATATAGACTATTAGAGTGCAATTGTTGGATCAGAAGGTCAAACTGCAGCTAATTGCGAGCAAATTCCTACCAAACCCCTCAATTTTTCTCGCAAT is a window encoding:
- a CDS encoding hypothetical protein (NECATOR_CHRX.G25786.T1), with protein sequence MLKGLTPAFFSPEEQRKRLKRESRELMTSMVPLQLCEVRLFTQFNRITAVVTVIRHAPRCMIPFSQYVGFLFESNLRICVDSDNDQLLALTSTH